CAGACGTCTTAACATTGTTTTAGGATTGATTTCCCATAAACCTTTGTCctgaagtatttaaaaaaatgcagggtaaactgtaaatctttttttgtaatttacacAGTTTCAATGACAAATTTTGGATAAGACAAACGTACAAATTTAGCTAGGACAATGATCCCACCCAATTAGCTGCTGATGTGTTCGAATGACCTTTTTTAGAACCTATTTTAAGCTGTATATTTTTATGTTGCAGGCTTGTTCCCATCCCCATCACACTATTAAACAAAGCTGCAAGTTTCTCTATAATGGATCAATTCACATCACACCACTCTGAATTCCTTTGTTTATGCAGAAAATCAGTTAAATGCCCTGAGTGGTGACCAAACAGCACTGTATGTATCCTGCCCGCTTCACACAGAGTAAATTCTTTTAGGATAAGAATAGCCTTAATGACAATCATCGTTCTCTAAATGTCTAAATTCAAATTGCTTGTTATCAGTATCCCCTATTTGcaattcacattttttaaattaacaaaaagTGTGCAGACAACTTTTAATAGGGGTCAATGTTTAATGCGCCACCTTGTTTACAGGTGTACTCCAGAGCATTTTCCAACCAGGTTCAGTGGGTGATTCTTTTCAGCCATCTTCACCAAGTGATTTGACAAATAATTTGACCTTGGGCGCAGTTCTTACTGTGTATGGACAGTATATTCCCAGCAACAGGCAGAAATTTAACAAAACTTTGTTTGTGAAACAATGTAAAGggcttattattaataaaaaataataataatgaaaggaCCTGGAAGACAAGGCCATAAGACTGAAACAATTGCACCAAAAACACCTCTAAAATGTCAACAGCAAGGGCTGGGTAAAGAGCTTAAACACCCAATATGCAGAAAGCATAATAATTAAGACTGAGTAAACTAGTAAAAAGGGAGTGGGTTTGAAAACAACCCACTAGGGTCTTACAAATAAAATATCTTCACTATCAAGTCGTTCAGTACCCTTCCACTCCTTTTCAAATCATTGCACAACCTGTTTAGAAGTCTGGCCCATGACAGGCCATAACCATTACCGTACGGGGCTGCTCCTACAAatgcttcatttaaaaaaatgcttaattgATTATCACTCATCACTAAATATTGTGACCATTGTTTCTGGCTGATACGGTGTTCATAAGCaggtgaaaacaaaacaaatcaatcaTGCACTCAATGGGTCAGACAATACAATAGTTAAATAATTCAATCTGCGTGTGCGTGTGTATCACCACACCTTTGCACCAGAAATGTAAATGACATTCAAACTGAGTCCAGCATAAGCCCATTTCTTCGTAATATGCATGTATGTAGTGTTTGTTAAGTGGCTCGTTACTATTTCAattgatcataaaaaaaaaacatgaactcaCAAAGACTGCAATGGCTAAAACATATAGAATCAATTAGAGCAGAGATCAGTCATCAGGCTAACTAGCACACTCTGAATGAAAATGTTCTTAAAAGAACGTTATCCAATGTTAAGAGCTTTAAAATGGAAGATTCCGCCATAAGAGCATTAAAACAAAGGACTCGGCTGCAAGCGCTTAAAAACTAAAGTTCGctcttaaaacaaatttacaggAGGAGCATCCTACTGTGTCTCATTCCAAACCCCCAAAACACAGGCATTCGTATATTTACATGTCCTCAGAGTCTTGGGTTCAGAGGTCGGTCTGTAAAATCCATTTTTTGTGAAGCCACAAAACTCAAAAGGAAAACTGAAAGCGAGACGGATTAGCTGTTGCTAACACTGATTCATCACAGTAAATGTCTGTTAATGTGACCCTGAAGCACAATGTGGTTGGGGGCAGGGGGTCACGCAAAGGAGACCAAGTGGACTGAGGAAGAAAGCGATAAAAGAGCTGaaaataaaagtctaaaaaaataaagctttgTAAGTTATCTGTgttgtttcttcttcttttggtTCTACGTTCAGCTGAATACAGTGGGTCTCGACAGATGAAAACATTGATTGAAGCGCTACATTTGTGGTCGGAAGCTTAAATACACTCATCATGAATATGAAATTCATGGCAAACTTGAAAAACTAGTTTCTGGGACAATCAATGAAAGACAAATTTTGCTCATGGCATTCATGTCCATTATGAGAGCATGTAAACGTCTAACCACAACTGTAAGTACAGGTGCCACCAACGACGGAGAATAGAGTCAGTCAATGAATTGGCCGGTGAGGGTTACTGTAAAGGGAGGGTGAGGACAGGGATAGAAAGCGGCCTGCCGTCAGTCTTGGTGTCCAGACAGAATGGGTTGCCTGCAGATGGGGCAGGTGTTGTTTTCTGAGAGCCAGCGATCGATGCAGTGGATGTGGAACTCGTGGGCGCAGGGCAGGCTGCGCAGCTTGTTGCCCTGGGCATACTCGTTGATGCAGACGCTGCAGGCCCGCCCCTGCTCGCCCTCCAGGCTGGCCTGGCCATAGGTGCGTGTGGCCAGATTGTCGATTTGCTCTTTGGTGAGGCCTCGTGGGTGCTCGTCGTCCTCCTCGTCGTTCAGCAGGAAGAAATGGGCAAGCCTCAGAATGGGCAGCGTGCCGTTTTCCACCAGGTTGTTGGTGTCTCGGCCACTGGGCCGAACGTCACCCCCGTTTGATCTCTGTCCCACCTCTCCTGGAGACCCaccttctctttctgtctctggcCCCTGGTGGCCTGGCACTCCTTCGTTCCCCTGGGCTCCGGGGGAATGGCCTCCAGTCTGGCCAGGGGCTGCACTTTCAGAATCTGCTTCAGTCTCCATCAGTGAACTCAGCTCTCCAAATCCAGTCATGATCTGTCTCAGGATAGAGCGCAGAGCGGTGGAGCTGGGCTCCCCCAGACCAGTCTCAGATATGCGCCGCAGAGGGATGCGGATGGTGCTGACGTAAGTGCGTATTCCTGCCCGCTCTGAGCGGGATATGGTGCGCCGAAAGCCGCCACTGTCACTCTCAAAGGTGACCGTGTTCTCAGCAGCGCGGGCTCTGGAACGCGTGCGGCTGGCTATACTGTCCCTGTCACGGTTCTCTCCAGGCCGGATTCGCCGCACCTGCAGGTCTAGCATGATGGTGGGATGGCGTCTTGCCCCACTtccagctcctcctcctgctgctgcagcattctgaGCAGTTGCCTCACCCTCCTCCGTGGGTGGAGCAGGGTCTGTAGAGGCCGTCGCAGAAACAGCCTCAACGGCAGCCTCGCCTGTCTCCATTGCAACAGTCATGCTTCCGTCGGATTCTAGTGCAACAGGTGTGCCCCTGCTGGGGGAGGGGCTAGAGCTGGGGGCAGGGTTTCGGTCCAAAGGGGAGCGGCTACGGCGTGAGGACCGCGGCAGGCCACCAGATCCAGCCACCCTGCGCACACGGCCACGTGAACGAGTCCTGCTTGTACGAGCCTCCCGGCCAGCCACTGCCCCCTGCAGGGCAGACACAGACACAGTGTCTGGACACTCTGGGACTTCAGGAGCATCCTGCCCCTCGCTGTTTCCAGTCGAAGGAGCCGGGGCCTGTGCCAGACCCAAAACATTACCACCATTATTATCACTATCCTGGCTCTGGTGCTGAGAAGTGGGTGGGGGCTGTGGAGGAGGAGGCGGGGCCGGGTGGGGGAGAACAAGATTCCTTCTTAAAGCCGTGTACGGAGtctgagagaggagaggaggggttATGGGCGGAGTCGTGCTGCTGCGAGTGCGCCGTGCCTGGGCCCTCCGCCCCAGCGTGGGCCTGGCTGTGGAGTAAGGGGCAGGGTGCTGGGTCGTATAGGGAACGGGCCTCTGTGGCGCACGTATAGAAGCAGAAGGCCGTGGAGACGGGGGAACAGGAAGGTCGGCAGGGTCTGGCACGTCGCTGTGCTCCCCTGGCTCAGGCTGCTCATGATTGATGTTGATTTCAAGGCTGAAACGAAACTCGCCACTGTTGGGGTTCGTGCGACTGACAGCACGCCACGTCTGGTTGCCGCTCTGACCACTACGGGTGGCATTTCCCGTGCGACGGAATGTGTTCAACCACTCCAGAAGAGAGTCACCATTGGCACTCTCTGTCCCAGGCTCGGCAGCAcctgaaataaaaatagaaaagagGATATTTTTGGCCTAAATAATGGGCTGTTAGGCCAGATCAGTGAAACAATCAATGATTTAAGCCCAAAGTTCAAAAGTGCTGCAAGTAATGATTATTTCTATCATAAATCAAGCGTTATTTACCAAAGCATTTTTAACATGGCCTATTTTTCACTAATTATTTCAGTGCTGCCACAAAACCCAATACATGCATTCTGAACCCTGCTCCAGCCCTCCCTGAATCCTCTGAACTCACCACTGCTGCCCTCCTGTCCTGTTTCACTGTTCTGTAGGTGTGCTTCAGGGCGGGGCTGGGAAGACACGCGCTCCTTAGCTCCATCCAGACGCTGCCTCAGCTCCTCAGCTGTAACCTCACCTAGAGTAAAGGAGATAAAAAGCACAATCTACATTTTTGCCTGTGCATCAATTAAaattatgtctcaggcagatgaGGCCCTATAAAAAGGTTCTCAGAGGCTACTTTAAAATAGTGTACTTCTTGGTGTGAGATCGTTGATTGCTAAATATGCCTCTACTATACACAAAAATGTCTTTTCGTGTATAGTAGAGGCATATTTAGCAAGTTCACAGTCTTTAAAAGTTACTGAACTAAGAGAAACAGTCATTTGTCAGCCAGCCACTATCGCCTTTGTTTGCAGTTGTGTCGTGAATAATAAGCCTGGATGGCTGTTTAGCGACAAATACAGGTTACATTTGACATCATTTCTAAATAAAGCAAGGttttaacactgctgatataatGAGTTACATTAAATGAGTGCTCAAGCAAGACATTTTAAATACTgtgccaatgtgtgtgtgtgtgtgaatgaggttACCAGGCGTGCCCAGCAGGTTGCTGTCTCTCATCAGCCGATACTCCTCCTCGCTCAGCTCGTTGATGAAGTGATAGTATGCCTCCTCCCGCCGAAGACGCTCAGCCTGACGGCGACGCTCATCTCGCCCGCCGGGAGGGTCCATCACCATGAAAACCGCTGTTTTTCAACAGTCCCACAAACAGAAGGGTTCAACATTAGAGCTGCAAGCCTATGTGCACTTACCTGCTTATTGCTGCTGATACAATGACCTCAAGACCATAACAAAAATGAACATCATTAAAGGTGCGATTACAAATGCCAGTATGTGAACTGCAAAATgaccattataaaaaaaaaatttatgatGATAAGATCATAAAGAGCTCTATATTAATCTCTAAATAATGAAGAGAAGGTAATCATAGAATGATGACCCAAAGCACACTCGCTCAGAGGCTTTTCAACCCTAATAGCAAAACAAACTGTTTATGTATGCTTAAAGTACTTTCATAAGATCAATTagactgattaaaataaaaaaatacaaatgaaagACAAAAGCTGACTGTCCTGCAGGACCACTGAGCAGAGCAGGTCTAAAAAAAATAGGCTAGAAGCATAGACATGAGACagcaaaaatcacattaaacGCACGCACTGCTGTCAGAAAACATGAAGTGACACCTTGATTAATTAACAAGACAACAGAGCTCCTTAATATCTCACACAGCAACCACTTGAAGGATGGCACCACTAGGTTAAatgagttaaataaataaaataaatgcataccAACATATACCAATCTCTCTGGATTTGCTCTAAACAACACATCTTTAAAGCTTGTTTGTAACAGGCTTTAAATATGTGGCCACCCTAACGACAGTAACACAATAACGCGAAAATTAACAATATATACGTAAATAAACCGCTGCCCTTTCTACACCAGCACCTCTGCTGTCTCTGACTATGGAGCTATATAACCTAACACAGTAGGCCAAGGCGAAGAATGTAAAGCAAGCAGAGCGACACGCTGACGTAGCCAGCGCAGCAGCCAATCAACAAGTCGATAGCGATGACTGGCACTTCGAATGCCCAATCAGAGCTGCCCGAAGGCGGTACGTGACTAAGAAAAGTCGGGCACCGTGTGAGCGTTTCTAACCGAGGCACAATGAAGAAGCCCCGACTTCTCTTTAAAACGTTATTAAAATCACACTTCACATGCAGCAATAACACGTGGCCACGTTATAGTACGACATGCGCAGACGAGGCCGAACAGCGAGCTGTCATTCTGTCTGCGCAGCCGGTTCTGCTGGTGTCGACAGATAGCCGCCGTGCTAATAACCAACAGCTAACCAAAAAGCGGGTTTGACAACCGATTAGACAGCAGACAGGTCCCGCCACGaacacacagctaaacacacCAACAACAACCCGGCCGCTTTCAGCGAAAGAGAGCCGCGGAGACACACATAAACCCGCCAGTCTAGTACCTGAAACAGCAGCGATAATATGGACGAGtcctctctttttcctcttcgCTCTGATTACAATGTAGAGCTAAGATGGGACCAACGGAGCCACACACACTCGCGTCCGGCCGGCTACCTGACGCGCTGCACACACGTTCCTGTTCACAAGCACCCCCTCTTCTTCACCCCACACCCACTCaccccaaacattttttttttcatttaattatttcaattatttatttaagaaagACATTACTAGTTTTAATATTTAGTGGGCTCTTCAACTATAAAGACATTGGTCTTTTATTGtacatatattgtattatatagtcTTCCTTACACTTATTTATAAGATTACTGGATCACAATGTTTCCCTTACATTTATTACTGTATCATACTGCTTCTATATTACTAGAATTTATGTACAATTACAGTAAAAGTAGTTACATTACAACACTGTACATCTGCAATATTCAACTGGCAATTTGAGTTTTTGTTGTACATATATTGGATCATACCATTTTCCTTACATTTTTTACTGAGATTACTAGATCACAGTTATTTCTGGAATTACTGTAAATTTGCAATATCCAACtgggaaaaaatattttgttgcactgtgtatatatgcatatatgtattattattatgatttatttttagttctttaaaatcacagtaaaatatTTTCCATTCGTATAGTGGAAATATACTAGAAATATAACTAGAAATGCCAGTAATTTTCTctacatttttaaagtattttaaagcgTAGACAGGCACATCGCATATGTATTTGCTGCTAAAGCCTGAAATTGGTGCAAACATACTTTAtagcaaatattttttataatattccaATAAAATGTATATTGTCTAAAATTACTCatctttctttgttgttttttctttcaccTTTTCTATAATGTTGTCCTTCTAAATCTTAGCTAACACATAGCTGTGTGAGATTGGGACCAGGGTGTCTCTTGGTGTCAGTGCCAAACAAAGGCCATTGTTTTTTCTGAGTGAAGATCGTTGAAGAGGACGTGGAGTGTAGCTTTATACAGAGACTACACTCGAATGCTTAAGTAGCGAACGCAAGTTTAAGACGCAAAATAGTCGTTTTTTTAATTTCAAATACTCGTTTGGTAAAGAGTTAACATCCACGTGGTGCCTCCACAAAGCCCCAGTCTTTTCATTAGTAATGAAAAGTTCGATTCAGTTTGCCGAGTCGGTTCATTTAAACTCATCCGTTCGAAAGAGTCGAACGCACGATTCGGGTTACCTCGTTCTCGTAGCCTCTCTTGCAGAGTCATTGCATTTGAATGCAGAAGtccctaagtgacatatactgaacatcctaagAGCATCATTACAGAACAGTCTGCGAATCTCTGTTCGTTTATTTCACTTGATTTTTTCTTTatactttaattaataatttgaTGTTCTATATAACTATATCTGAAACAAATTCtagaataaaaatgttaaaatattatgaagtttatgaaattgttgttgtgttACATCAGGAGTTtagcattaaaatatttacagtcatgtacCCACaatcagaaacaaacatgaattaGCTGCTCACTGAAATAATCAGATTTTAGTTTGAATTTGGTATCAGTATTCAAAAATGAGTCTGTGCTCTTATGGGATAcgttgatataaatatataattagggTTGCCCAAAGTGTGACTCCCAGCCACAACATGACTTATTAGTATTTTATATAATAACCTATTacatttgtaattttatatatagtgtaatttaattattttataattaaacacattttaactggAATCATTTGCTAATATGTTTAGACCAGCAGCATCAAACCCACCACAAACACACGCTCATCCTCCCTCTTCCTTTAAGACAATAGGTATGGTCATCTCTGGCGTGGACCCTGCAAAATAGCTTCCATTCCAACGGGGGTAAAATGAATCGGTTCAACAGACGAGTCAAAAAGAGCCGTTCAACGGAACCGGTTCACACGAGTCGGATTTCGGGGGTTTTCAGGCGAGCGACGGTTTTGCGACACTGCCGTAAGCGGAGCCTGCTCTCCCGAGTGAGATACCGGTTGCGAGAGAAAATCTAAAGGAACTATTTGGGGCAGAGCCACATATGGTGGTGCTTCACCTCAGCACACGTTAAAAAAACACGCTACCCCTCCTCACTCACACTCAGCCCGGGGTACATGTGGCGGCTGAGCTGAAGCGACGCGAGGGAAGGCAACTGATTGTGTGAGCGGCGCTGGAAGTAAGTTGCCTCCCTGGCGGCGCTTTAAAACaatcagaaaaacacaaacacacactcacaaacacacccCGACCTGCCCACAGCCGCCCGGGACGATGGACTATGACTTCAAAGTTAAGCTGaccggagagagagagcgagtggagGACCTGTTCGAGTACGAGGGATGCAAAGTGGGGCGAGGGACGTACGGTCATGTGTACAAAGCCAAGAGGAAAGACGGGTGAGTTTCACCACTCGGTGACAAAACGAGCTGAGTGAGGCCTGTGAGCCCTGCTGTCTGACTGTCTGAAAATATCAGAGAATGCCCCTGACATCTCTGCTGTGCTGCTACACCGACCGGTTCCGTGTCTTTTAGATTTACCAGCAGAAACAATAAACACAGAGTGCAGTAAACCTGCGAGTGAAGGCAGGCTGGTGCCACTGGTGTAGCTGGGT
This genomic interval from Astyanax mexicanus isolate ESR-SI-001 chromosome 1, AstMex3_surface, whole genome shotgun sequence contains the following:
- the rnf6 gene encoding E3 ubiquitin-protein ligase RNF6; protein product: MVMDPPGGRDERRRQAERLRREEAYYHFINELSEEEYRLMRDSNLLGTPGEVTAEELRQRLDGAKERVSSQPRPEAHLQNSETGQEGSSGAAEPGTESANGDSLLEWLNTFRRTGNATRSGQSGNQTWRAVSRTNPNSGEFRFSLEININHEQPEPGEHSDVPDPADLPVPPSPRPSASIRAPQRPVPYTTQHPAPYSTARPTLGRRAQARRTRSSTTPPITPPLLSQTPYTALRRNLVLPHPAPPPPPQPPPTSQHQSQDSDNNGGNVLGLAQAPAPSTGNSEGQDAPEVPECPDTVSVSALQGAVAGREARTSRTRSRGRVRRVAGSGGLPRSSRRSRSPLDRNPAPSSSPSPSRGTPVALESDGSMTVAMETGEAAVEAVSATASTDPAPPTEEGEATAQNAAAAGGGAGSGARRHPTIMLDLQVRRIRPGENRDRDSIASRTRSRARAAENTVTFESDSGGFRRTISRSERAGIRTYVSTIRIPLRRISETGLGEPSSTALRSILRQIMTGFGELSSLMETEADSESAAPGQTGGHSPGAQGNEGVPGHQGPETEREGGSPGEVGQRSNGGDVRPSGRDTNNLVENGTLPILRLAHFFLLNDEEDDEHPRGLTKEQIDNLATRTYGQASLEGEQGRACSVCINEYAQGNKLRSLPCAHEFHIHCIDRWLSENNTCPICRQPILSGHQD